The nucleotide window CATTGTTAAAGTACATTGTTGTAcgtgttaaatttttaatgatTTCGTTTTGTCGttaataattttgttaaatttgtgTTTTATACACTTGCATTTTTGGTTCACGTGGATGTAAATAACTGAATGTTCCTTGACTGCCCCATTGTCGTTAGTTACATCATATGCGTCTCATCCTTTTAAACCTAAAACAACGTCGTTGTCGGTGAGGTTACTAACTAAAAGGTTTCCGTAGAATCAAATGTCTTTCCTTCCAAAAGGCCTCAACCAAGATTTTACATTGTGGTGAACAATATAGAAAATCCAAGTATGTGACAGTATTACTTCCACTGGCTTCCCAGTTCGCTGCATAACTGAGCGTTAGAACTGCCAGCCATCAACAAGGTTTACTGTTTAAAACCACCAAGTCGAGTTCCTCAAATCACAACTTCGTCACAAATCCTATATTCTCTGCTATTTTTGCAAATCCTTTCCGAACGCCTTGCATCCATATGTTACTTCTATATTCAACACTGCGTATACAAAGAACATGAGGTAAATTAAAATTAGAATTTTGTTTACTTCAATCAGACAATACGATGACTCCTACGTGTATGAGGTAGTATCGAAGCACAAtactaaatattttttaaacaggcCACCATCGAATTGAATATTTGTGGTGCTTTACGTAACTATCCATCGTCTGACCAGATTTTCAAATACGACCTATTGCGAAAAGGCTGCATCTACTTTCAATTTTTCGAATTAAGAATTGAAACATAATCCCTTCCCTAATTTACGTAATATTTCCTAAAAaggaaaccaaaaataaacaaataaattaataaaggTAATACATATAATGGACCGTAGTAACTTCAGTGACACCACGTTTATTATCGTGTTCATGTTTCCAGATAGGTGTCGGTCGAAATAGGGGGACACCAGCCAAGACTCCCAGAGTACAATGTCAAACGGAAAACAGAAAATCTTGATTGTTCTTTCACTATGTGCCACAAAGAGCAGTACAATTCACCTAACCACGTGATAGTAAGCTTGCACACTTGCACAGTAGACCCCCACTTCTTTGCGTTGAATTCTGCTACACTGGACGAACAAATGTTTTCAGAACGACAAGCGTTTTTAAGATTGTTTTCAATTTAAGATAATTCAAttggattttgaaattttgtaATATAAAGGGAGAGGGAATAGCCGTAAACGAAGGACAAGATCGACTTGTTTCCCCTGACATATTCTATTGATGAGCACACTGTACACCGGGTCCAGATTGACCTCCTTCCTCATCGTCCGAATCGTACGCGTTGCTCGGCCCACCGCCTCCATCACGACGTTCGTTAGCATCGTAGTCATGAAGGTCAACTTCTTCGACGTGCTCCCCAGATGGTGGAATGATTGCGGGTCGTCCGGGTAAAAGCTTTTCGATCGCCTACGTTACAAATTATTATATTTTGGCGATGAAATACTCTGATCGATCATATATGCCAATATACCATAATTGTTGATTCGTCAGCAAAATGGCTAGCAGGAAATTCAACGTCAAACTTGATAAACAACTCTCCTTTTTCGAAAGGACTACGGTAGCGAGGCATTCCTTCTCCGGGTACCATCTTCGTACTACCAGGTTCGACAACGTTGCCTGGTGCTTGTCGTATGACTAAATCGCGGCCGTCAAGATGCTATTGACGTGGCAATCACCGTTGTTAAAATAACAAGAACCATAAGGGAAATGATGCAGCATCATACCTTCAACACATAGCAGAATCCACACAACGCTTCGGTCAACGTTATGGTGTGCATCACGCACAGATCGTCACCCTGCCTCTTGAATTTTTCGTGGGGTTTCTGTTGTAAAATTATAACTACGTCGCCAGCTTCAACTCCAGGCTTTAAAAcgaaaagtaaataaatattGAATGTTGGCTACATGCCATTGCACAAGAATAATGTAACATTCACACCTGTTGATCGCCTTCGCCGCgaaacagaattttttgtCCATCCTTCATTCCTTTGTCAACATGAACttcaagaatttttgtttcattctgtacttttttccctttacagGCTTTGCAGCGATCCCTCTCATTTATCATTTCACCTGTGAAATAGTAGTAGTGGATAGTAAAAGTTTGCTTCTGctaagcttaaaaaaaaaaaaaaaaccaaaagaaaacaaatttatataataattttttgttacCTTCTCCATTGCAGGTTGAACACACTGACTGAATTTGCTGCATCATGCCTGGTCCAAGAGGTCttaatgaaatttttattCCACGACCTTGGCATGTTGAACAAGTGACATTGGCCCCAGGTTTCCCACCTTGCCTACAGGAACAGGCTTTAACAATTGTTTTTCTGAAAATTACTCAATTTTACTTACCCACTACACACAGAACATATAACATTTTTGCTCAACTGGAGCTTGGAAGTCTTTCCATTATATAAATCTTCCAAAGTGACCCTAAAGAATAAGAGATGTTAAATAGAGGCATAAGCTATCTCACTGATAAGTCTTACTTTAGAGGATGAACAGTGTCTTCACCTCTCTGACGCGCCTTCCTTCGTCCACCACCACCCATGCCTCCAAACAAACCCCCACCAAAGAAATGGGATAAAATGTCATCTGCTCCAAAACCACCATGTTCATGAACTCCTTCTTGTAATCCTTTAAGCCCATGTCTGTCATAAATTTCTCTCTTCTTGGGGTCAGAGAGTACTTCATAGGCAAATGAGATCTCTTTGAATTTCTCTCCAGCCTCAGGATTCTTGTCTGGGTGAAACTCTTTTGCTAGCTTTCTGTAGGCCTGTAAGTGATGAGATAAAGAGTTGCCATGAATCAGCTGTTCTTGAAAAAGCACTAGGTAAGTGGCCATTGTTCTTGGACATGCCAAGAAATGACCGTGAAAAATCAATACGGCGATAATTTCAAGTGCAAAgacatatttttaaatttaaatatcaCTAAATGAAATTTGCCTGACTTCAATATGTAATATACCTTTTTCAATTCAGTATCGGTGGCTTTGGTGGAAACACCGAGAATATCGTACAGTGCGTTGTCAGCCATGGTGATTTTCTTTCCTGATACACAACCTTTCAAATAAAGAATGTTAGGTTTTATATGGGAGTAGAAACCTAAAGACTTAAGTACAGAAAATTTACTAAGAGCATTTCGAAACACAAAATTTGGTgaagatatttttttaaccACTTACGAGCAATCGAAGCAAGGCGACCGTGTGCAAGATTGCAGTACTTCTGGTAAAAAGACAAGGTCCACTTTATAAATCAGGCCGGATCCCCCACACGAATGTATGATAAAGGGAACTGAGATATATGTATTATATCATACTGTTGCAGTGTTGcacacatttcttttttccacgCGCGATGCCAACCATCACATTCATTTAAGATAGGGAAGTAGAGTCACGTAGCGGTAATATTTTGAATTATAAATGTTTTTGCGCAGTAGTTAAATTATCGTTGTCTGTCTACCACACTAAAACTCGTATATTGCTTAGTTTAACTGACTGCAAGAAGTTAGTCTTACAAAATGGCCCAAGCGTCGAAAATTTTTTGAACAAAAGAATCCGAGAAGTTCAGGGAATATGATAAACCACTGACCGAAATACAGTCTGTTTGTCCTGCCGCTATGTGGTTCTTTCGGACTTGATGGATGACTAGCGAAATTGGCTCTTTTCGTTGCAGATAAGCGGCGTAGCGGCCTTATCCATAAAGGGACCCGTCTACAGCGCcgttgccattttttttcttcttctcgagAGCTGCTCAATGGCAAATTGGCAATGGCAGAGTCATAGCAGAGTTATAGAAACCTGGTACAGCCACCGCAAGGGAAACACCCCCTCTCGAAAATTTTCCCCAAAAGTGAAGCTAATTACGAAATTGAAAAGCGCTGAAATATCAAATTGACCATTGTTTTGACTGCCATCTGTTGAGTTGTTCGTTTCGTTataccagagtcatagagggaTAGTTCTTTATTGCGTCGCCTTTGGCCTTAAGGCTTGTTCGTCAGTTCTCAAGGGTTTTTTaagcattttcattttcagtttttaaatAACACAACAGAAGGCAGCACAGTAGCTAAGGAAAAacgcaaaagaaaagactCGAGTAGCTGGAATTTAGCTTGGAAAATCAAAaccgttgcaaaatttaaagaatattttatgttttccctcttttttaaTATCTTGGTACAAGCAAGCCTTGGATTGACATATAGTTCAGTTCAGATCCACTAGGTGCCACCACCAGAATTTTGACGGCCAAGCATTATGTCCAAAGTCGACGCAGTGAACGAAACAtcccctctatgactctggttaTACTTACTGGAAAATGTAATCAGGAGCCATTAGAGAGATAAACTTATTTAAGTATCATTAAATAGCAAGTAAAGATTGTAACTTATACTAAGAGGAAAATATTTAGACTATTTGGAATTATTTGATCGGGCTCAACAGTACGCTTTCTTTGAAAATTTCCGAACACATCCGCCACGGCGCTTATAATAATGATCAAACTCGGGAACGCTTTAGGGCAAAAAGGCATTGGTTGGACTTTCCATAAGGTGGCTGTACCAGGTTTGCAACAAGGTCTCTGAGACGGCGTCTTAACGTGCAGACGATAAATACGCCAATGCTAAAGGATAGGGCCttccaaagaatcgattcttttccgGTCTTTTAACGATTCAATACTTCACCATCTAGCCAACACATACTTCACGTTTAATccgttctatgactctgcttcTTGCAAGCCAGATTTTTATGGGCATAAACTCGCTCCATCCGGCTGACCTGCACCATGCGGAGATCTGATGCACTATAATGCAAAACGTTATCCTTTCCCAGTTAAACATCCGCTTGGTGCAGGTCAATCGGAGGGAGCGAAGCGTGCGAAAAGTGACGTGGGCCGTACAGGAGTAGTTAGATCatctaatctatgactctggcaATGGCCCTCATTTTCCAACACACTTTTGGAAAGGGAGATTATCAGCTTACGACCCCGGCGTCAATTAAAAAGCCTGGTAGCTTATTAGTTTTACCAGCTCAGGCTTCTTTTAAACTCGAGTGGGTTTTATGGAATGCAGAAGAGCAGAACACAAGATTCTAGCCTTGTGCACATTGCTAAATGTGAAATGCGGTGACACTGTTaagcttttaaagaaatttcaTGTGTTTCCTTAACCCCCCCGTAAGCGTAAAGTTCTTTCAAATAGAAACTCTGACATCTAACGAAGAGATAGAAGCATATACAGTCTTCATTTGATAAGCTTTTAAAAGTCAAATTTTGGTCCTTGTGTTCAAAACTACAAATGAGTTCGATAAAACAACATAGTGTACGTGCAGAAGGCCATTACTTTTGCGAAATTAATCCATTTGTAACCTCAAATTATTTGCATTTTGATGATGAAAACTGCTGTATAAAAATGCTCACAGAATATTTGGAGCCAGCACAATGTTCTCTGGCAGAttattgaaatgttttttgtcTACCACGAGCCTCCTGTTGACGAAGCAAGCCGTTTTCTAAAAACGTTTCGTTGTTGTAGTTTTAATGCAAAAAAAAGTTCGTTGTATACATTCTTTACATTCTTGTTCGAGCCTCTACTGAGCAATGTTCTTGCCAATGAAGTGTTTCCATAAAAGATCACAAAGCTTGTTCACCGAGTGGCTTTTTGCCGTAAATCCCCATGCTAAATTTTTTCTCGGAGAAAAATTTTCATCACCAATATTTGCCTTTTAAGCACAAATGCATTGCGCTATCACcgcttgtttaaaaaaataattaccgTTTGGCCGGTGAAAAATTAAAGCTGATAGCGGGAACAAAGAGCTCAAATTTTCAAAGGCATGCGTCATTTCGATCCGGGAATTTCAGTTCACATTTGGCGACTGGTGCGTTATTATCGCTAAAAAATTCTGCGTTTCCCAATTTTATTGCTGAGAACAACGACATCTGCTGTTCCGTAGGAGGAGGGAACTATTGGCTTCGAGTTCCAGGGTTACAAGGCCCCTTGTATACATCTCCTTGGGACATTGAAGGAAAAGAATTTCCCCAGCAAGGAATGCGCACAGTTTCATCTGAATTGGTGTTCTGGCATAACTTAGAAATTGTGAACGTCAAGCTCATCTTTCGTCACAAAAGTGTTGTGAAAATTGTTCTACAGTACTATACCATTGAGCCACGGTGATTATTTGTTGGGTTTTTCTGCAAATTTTGTGTAACACGAACTTAAAAACCTCTGAGAAAAATGTTGTGTTATGATAATGGGTCGCATTCCAATGACGTCACAAATAAAATGGCGCTGCTATCTACAAAATGAAACTCTCGACGTCTTGATTCAAGCTCAGAAATCTGCGTTAACATTCGACATTTTAGTGCAAAAACAGCTTCAAATTTACCGTGAATGTTTTAGTGAATGATTTTTCATCTGttctttgttgtatttttgtgCGAAATATTGCCATCGACATGTCCAAGCGTAATGGTGAGATACCTTTGCCTCAAGGATGGGAGCTTGGTCGAGATTACGATGGCAAAGTGTACTTTATTGACCATAATAGCAAGAAAACTACTTGGGTCGATCCAAGAGACAGGTTTGTTAACAATTTAATACTTTATATTAGAAATTGCACTACTTGTCCCCATCCATCAAATGATGCTGAGACCTGTTGTCGATTTTGGAATGCTAATATGCATGTCAATCCATGCACAGCATTTCCTATGGTTGGATTTCTATTTCACtcatgttgaatttctatttcccTCATGTTGAATTTTCCCATTGAAAATGTTCATAACATGTAATAGAATTATTCCTGAGCTATGCAATTGCATCCTTGTTTTGTCGATAAAATGTGTTACACCGTTATAATCTTGCTTGTAATCCTAATGACTTTTTGTGAATTGGAGTTAAGTTGAACCAAGTTAGAACAGATTTAATTCTTACAGATTCGATTACAAGAAGGCTTTGGAATTTTGAAACTTTGATTAGAAATTCATGTTGTTATGTTTATCTATTGCCAAACACtcataataattttttgcttgcaatttttgtttttggattttcttatttttattcatccAGGTTGATAAAACCCCAAACATTTGCAGATTGTGTTGGAAATGAATTACCTTTGGGTTGGGAAGAATCCTATGATTCTCAGGTTGGACCGTTTTACACAAACCATATTACCCGTAAGAGACACTATAAGCGTACTTAAAAAGAACATCTTGTGCAGTAATCTTTTATTCCCTATTCAGAGACCAACCAACTGGAAGATCCTCGTCTAGAATGGAGATCTATCCAAGAAGCTATGTTAAAAGAATATCTTCAAACTGCCAAAGAAGACCTTGAAGCCAAAAAAGAGATCTTGGATATCAAACAGCAAAGATTAACAATTGCACAGGATGAATTCCATTTACTACGCCATGCCTACACGGGGCTCGATGCCTCGCGAACGTCATGTAAGTGAATTTCTTCCAAAGACGTAACATCTGGCTGCTAGAAAGTTTCgttttatttggttttcttgtcCGGTTTCTTTGGCTTGTTAAAgtaaacaaattattttcacAGTGAATTCCACTAGCAGTGGGTCAAGCACCAAGTTTGATCCGGATTTGTTAAAGGCCGATGTTGCTTTAGCTAAAAATAGAGTGGCCCGGTTACGTCGGGATTTAGATGTTGCCAGAGCTGAATTCGCCTATCAGCAACGTGGTATCGATATGCTTTCACAGTAAGTAAAATTATTGAAAGAGAAACATTTTCCCTTGTTATGTTTGTCGATCGAAGCACCAGTTCTAAATtcattttgtgttttatttaatttagttatttattaattttttgtttttatttgtattttttgttttcttcgacTTAAATGTTAACGTCAGAGCTGAGACCAAATTGTCTAGTCTGCCTTGTGGTTACACGTTGCAAGAAGCTCAGGCTATTATGGCTGAGCTACGGAACATTCAGCACTCGTTATCAAGCGGTGAGAAAGAGAAGGCAGAATTAATGGCATCCTTGTCTCGGTTGCGCGACGATTTAACCCGATTAAAGCCGCTGAACAACGATATGTCACCAGATTTATCAACCTTGTCGCTGCCACAGGAGAAGTTTAGCACTGCTTCTCAAACAGATTTGTCAGGTAGGGAGAAGGAAGAAATATCACCAAAACCATTTCACTTCAAATCCCCTATTTTACAGGAGAATCAGCCCCAATTGGGACACGCCTAGCTGAGATGGCACGAACTCGTCTACAGTACGATGAAGCAAGAAAACATTTGCAATACTtgcaacaaaaaatggcagaaCTCGAAGACAGAATTGCTCCTGGACAGAGTGAATCGGATAAAGACCGACTTTTGCTAATCCAGGAGAAAGAGCAATTGCTACGTGAATTACGCAGCATTGCACCGAGGTCACGCTCCAAAACAGAAATGGAATCTGTTCGAACCAAAATTCAGCGACTTGAGAAAGATCTTAGCCAAGCGTTGGAAGCATCCAATCGGACCATAGCCGATAGGCTTAAACTacacgaagaaaaacaaatcttgTTGCAATCAATGAGACTAGCTTTGCGTAATGTAGCCCTCTTGGAAGGGCAGCTTCGTTCACTTTCTGCCAGCACTTTGAGCATGTCAAGTAGTTCGAGTTTAGGATCTCTTTCGACGTCCTCAAGAAGTCACGCATCATCAAAAGTAATTATGATGTTAAACTTCTAGCTAGATGTTATCTAATCGATACATCTTTTATTTCTAGGGCTCCTTATCATCTGTATTATCCTTTACCGACATTTACGGACCTCCGCAATACTCTGCCATGGCTAATGCGGCCTTGCCTGGTCATGTTAATACACCTGGAGATAGCGGATTATCTGGCACACCAGTTGTTAACATGGCTGATTTACATCGCCGCGTGGAACGACTTCTTGCCAATCGCGAAAACAATAATATTAGTTCCAACTCAGTCTCCATGCAAACGTCAGAGCAGGAAGCTATTTACGCTAACCTGGTTGCACCGTCTAATTTACTAAGTTGTATTAATTTCGACCAAACAGGTAAGTTTATCATTACTCAATGTTAATATTAACTTCTAACGAATAAAACTATTTTACAATATTTAAGGGAGCGCAGTTAGTTACGAACCAAATTCGTCTGATTTGCTATTTAACGGCCCAGCTTTTAAACACCGATTACCTTCGGAACGGTCGAATGAATCTGGTGTGTTAAGCGGTCTATCACCAATTCCGGAAGCTCAAGGGTTTGTAAATATGACGTCAGGTAGTGAAGGAACTGACTGCGGAACAGTCTCAGCATCAGCCAGTTGCGAGTCAGTGACGGGAGATAGCGGAGTTTTCGATGCATCGTCCAGACGAACTTCATCCTCGAATCTCTCTCATCTAGAAACAGCTCAAGTCAAAGTTGGTTTAAGGTACAAAGACTTTTCATTGatcaatttcaatttgattaaTATTTGTTCCTTTGATATATCTAGATACGCGTTTGCAGATGAATTTCTGCACGTAAACATAGAAAGAGCGAGAAATTTAGTTGCTCTTCTAATTGAAAATGGTCACAAAGTGTAAgcattttttcattaattaacGGAAATAAGTCTTGAATAACCTTTTACCGTTGTTTTACGGTTTAGGTGTATCAAGGTTACATTGCTCCCTTGCCCGGTTGAAGCAGCATTGTCCTGTTGCACGAGGTCTATCACTGATTTGTCACAAGCTGTATTTGACGAAAGCTTCCGCTTGGCTGTAGCTTCAACGAAACTTGACACTAAAACTTTGCAAATTTCCGTGTACTCACGGCCTGCCACGTCTGATTCCCATGAAGAGTGTTTGGTGAGTGAACAATTACAGCTAAATAGCTATCGGAACTTACAGTTCTTTTCACAGGGATGGGCCCAAGTATCTCTGGCAGATTTTAGACCCGATACTAATTCCGTCAAGTGGTATAATATACTGGCACTTAGATGTCTCTCTTCTAGCAGCCATCCCCTGTCTGGCGCAGCTAGTGAAACTGGAACAGGGCTTAAGGAGGAAAGCAGTGACGAGTCAACAATCGTGTCATCACAGCCTTCGACATTGACTCGAAATCAACGTGAGAACACGAATATATGAAAATGCCTTTTACATTCCGCTGAGTAGTTAATTACCTCTAATAGGTGGTCCAATGTCTGAACTGGAAATAGTTGAACAAGGAACTGATagtgaagatgaagaaaataGTGATGCTGAAGATAGTGAAACAGATGAGGAAGCAACTGAAGGTGAAAAAAGCGTCAGCCAGGAAAACCTTGTCGACCAAGTACTGGAGCAGGCTGTACACGatattgaagaagaagacgaagagggagaagaagaagaacgagtATATGCTGTAGAACCTGTTCAGGTggttagattttttttttttttaaatgccttTTAAAGATGAAAAGCTAAATATCGATTATGTTTCAGGTGGCTAATAAAGGCACCAACACTGAGTGTGTGTTTCAACCCGATCGGGGTGTTTTACGACGACCGTTTGGAGTAGACGGCGTTCATCATCGAGCCATTTTAGTCAAGCGCTCTCAAACTTTCTCACCTAGTGCTGCCGCTAGCCGTGCTGAGTACATTTGTCGTTTGAATCGCAGCGATAGTGATAGCTCTATGCCGCTCTATCGTCGCGGTCCTTTCCAGCGTAACTCAGTTGAACGGAGGTCTCTCCGTTGGCGGGCTAGTTCTTTGGCAGCCAGTGCTGCCGCACTAAGTTCATTTGGTGAGACAGGACCCATAAAAGAAATCCCAGTTACAGCTGACGCCTCCAGCAAAGGTTCCAGGCACCGAAAATCACGCCATCCAGCTCCTTTACCACCGAGGACATCGGTGGATTTGGAACTGGACTTGTTAGCTCAAAACAAGCGTTTACAAGAATTGCAAGAAGAATTATCCAAACTGCGGGAATTGAAGCGACGGCTAGAAGAGGCCAGGTACCTTGGTAATCAAGATTTACCTGCATGGTTGTCAGAAGACGACCGCCTTCAAGCGTTGCTGGAGCATGTATGTCATATATCTATTTGAAGAGGGTTTCCATAGTCCTTTTgctaattttttatattttcgttaggcggagaaaagaaaagaagaaaaaactgttgAAGAACGTAAATTAGAGAAGCTGGTACGAAGAACCTCGCGAGAAATCTATAGACTAAGAAAGAGCAAGGCCGGAAAAGGTCAAATGGATGTCATATCGTTCAAGTAAGTAACTAATAACGGCTAATCCCAAGAATCCTTTCTAACGTTTCACTCGGAACATTTCCAGAGAAAAAATGGCTTTCTTTACCAAGCCCAATTCGTCGTTTTCGTTTCTTACACATCCCttcgatgatgatgaagaatcATATCTGACAAACGCTAAAATCCAAGATGACATCAAAGCTACTGGAGATTCATATTGCCAAAAAAACGAACCGTTAGACGACGGGCAAAAACCTCGTCTAACTAGTGCTCAAATCGCGGAGCAGAGATTGGCCCAGCTTAGGAGTCATGAAGTCAGGAATTTGACGCTTGCTGAACTTCAGCGGTTGCAGCATTTAACTGGGGATGTTCATTCACGAAGGCTGACATTGGCCGAGCTACAAAAGCTGCAGCAGCAGGCTCCCATCGTCGATAGTAGACATGCGGAATTACTCAAGCCTCGACCTGTCTCTTCTAAAGTCCAAACTGCTCAAGAAACCCGCCCAATGCCCGAGCCAACTGCCGCAAACGTAAAGCGTAAAATGGAATTTGATTACGACTTGGAGTTGGGGGTTGAGGTTTAAACGGCAGAATCAGAAGCCCTGATTGAGTGGATTCATTCCGGTCACGTTTGGGCCTGCGTATGAAAGGGGTTgtgacattttattttattttttccataaGCGAATCTCTGCAACTAGAGAGTTAACGAAATTGTAAATCTCTGGACCATTAAAGAAATCAATGGCGATCGAACcgaatgtttaaaaagaataagattTCCCTATTTGCTATCCATTAAAAGATATTTTTCGAtcatgtttaatttttaagtGAACAACGCGCCAAACATTGTTATGTGTTGCCTTTTCTCTCCAGCCCCAAAGTAGTTTTAGCGTAACAATTCGTGCTCACCAAAATTTGTATATAAATTCGGAATTTAGATCGTGACGTAATTTCAAgtttcgtttcctttttaaatTACCACTGACTTGTTTACATGCTGCTTTTCATTATTCTCTCAAAGGAATTGCTTTGAATCCTAATGTTGATTCGTGTGTGTAGCGCACGTGCCTTATAAACCCCCACCAAACCACGTTTCTTCCTCTATCGAAGCGGGGTTTCCTTTAAAAACGAATTGAGTTTCGAAAAATGATGTTGTTGCCTTCTCTCGTACGTTTACATTTGTAACTTATGTTAATATTTAAATCTTTCTTTTGATGCAAAGCGTTTTGTGCTCTTGTTGTCACCGTTGTACAGtatcgaaaaataaaatactacCGATCGTGAACTTTTACATGATAAAattatcttattttttaaGCCCGACTTTCTCTAAAATGtcagtttaaaaattttgacttGGATAAGGttccaaataaaatattagtttctCCGTTAGTTATGCAGATTTTGAATAAACCGCAATCAAAGTGGTTATAGCCCAACCaacttttatttaaataactCAAAATCTATAAGTCCCAGATAAAAATGAAGCTGATTTTTGggattctcgttcaattttgaatcgaaatcatgcatttaaaacaatatttaaaattcagccaaaaatgaaaaagtgggaaggctatacccttaccacttttgtcaaaatctgcaaaaatgaACATGCCTtagaattcgataaaaatcacaCAATATACTAataattaaacgctgatttcaaagCACCcaatagttttttctttagacaAGTCGATTTTGAAATAGATGGAACATAAGTACTGCTGGTGCGTCAGCACTGTAATccgggaaggctataccctttccacttttgtcaaaattcgtaaaaagtgacatctctcggAATTCAATAGAATTTCCCTAAAACATTCTTAATCGAtcaatgatttcaaatccaataatttactcatttaagcaatcgttttggaaaatAACGGGACAAAATTGCTGCTAACGCAAAAACTTATTTCGgcagttttttgcgtttatttcagaaactataaggcccatataaaaacgacgtttattttcgtgattttcgttcaatttggaatcgaaatcacgtattttcaactatatctagaatttagccaaaaatgaaaaagtgggaaggctataccctttccacttttgtcaaaattcgTAAAAAGGGACATCTCtcggaattgaatgaaatttcccTAATACATTCTTAATCGAtcaatgatttcaaatccaattaatttactcatttaagcaatctttttggaaattaacgggacaaaattgctgctaacgcaaaaactttgttcggcagttttttgcgtttatttcagaaactataaggcccatataaaaacgacgtttattttcgtgattttcgttcaatttggaatcgaaatcacgtattttcaactatatctagaatttagccaaaaatgaaaaagtgggaaggctataccctttccacttttgtcaaaatccgtaaaaagcgacatctctcggaattgaatgaaatttcccTAATACATTCTTAATCGAtcaatgatttcaaatccaattaatttacTCATTTAAGCAATGG belongs to Daphnia magna isolate NIES linkage group LG1, ASM2063170v1.1, whole genome shotgun sequence and includes:
- the LOC116929939 gene encoding protein kibra isoform X1 is translated as MSKRNGEIPLPQGWELGRDYDGKVYFIDHNSKKTTWVDPRDRLIKPQTFADCVGNELPLGWEESYDSQVGPFYTNHITQTNQLEDPRLEWRSIQEAMLKEYLQTAKEDLEAKKEILDIKQQRLTIAQDEFHLLRHAYTGLDASRTSLNSTSSGSSTKFDPDLLKADVALAKNRVARLRRDLDVARAEFAYQQRGIDMLSQAETKLSSLPCGYTLQEAQAIMAELRNIQHSLSSGEKEKAELMASLSRLRDDLTRLKPLNNDMSPDLSTLSLPQEKFSTASQTDLSGESAPIGTRLAEMARTRLQYDEARKHLQYLQQKMAELEDRIAPGQSESDKDRLLLIQEKEQLLRELRSIAPRSRSKTEMESVRTKIQRLEKDLSQALEASNRTIADRLKLHEEKQILLQSMRLALRNVALLEGQLRSLSASTLSMSSSSSLGSLSTSSRSHASSKGSLSSVLSFTDIYGPPQYSAMANAALPGHVNTPGDSGLSGTPVVNMADLHRRVERLLANRENNNISSNSVSMQTSEQEAIYANLVAPSNLLSCINFDQTGSAVSYEPNSSDLLFNGPAFKHRLPSERSNESGVLSGLSPIPEAQGFVNMTSGSEGTDCGTVSASASCESVTGDSGVFDASSRRTSSSNLSHLETAQVKVGLRYAFADEFLHVNIERARNLVALLIENGHKVCIKVTLLPCPVEAALSCCTRSITDLSQAVFDESFRLAVASTKLDTKTLQISVYSRPATSDSHEECLGWAQVSLADFRPDTNSVKWYNILALRCLSSSSHPLSGAASETGTGLKEESSDESTIVSSQPSTLTRNQRGPMSELEIVEQGTDSEDEENSDAEDSETDEEATEGEKSVSQENLVDQVLEQAVHDIEEEDEEGEEEERVYAVEPVQVVANKGTNTECVFQPDRGVLRRPFGVDGVHHRAILVKRSQTFSPSAAASRAEYICRLNRSDSDSSMPLYRRGPFQRNSVERRSLRWRASSLAASAAALSSFGETGPIKEIPVTADASSKGSRHRKSRHPAPLPPRTSVDLELDLLAQNKRLQELQEELSKLRELKRRLEEARYLGNQDLPAWLSEDDRLQALLEHAEKRKEEKTVEERKLEKLVRRTSREIYRLRKSKAGKGQMDVISFKEKMAFFTKPNSSFSFLTHPFDDDEESYLTNAKIQDDIKATGDSYCQKNEPLDDGQKPRLTSAQIAEQRLAQLRSHEVRNLTLAELQRLQHLTGDVHSRRLTLAELQKLQQQAPIVDSRHAELLKPRPVSSKVQTAQETRPMPEPTAANVKRKMEFDYDLELGVEV